The genomic region CATCCACGTCGCCGGCGTCCACAGGTACGGCGTCAGCTCAAGGCCGAGGTTGGCCTTCTCGTCATATTTGCCGGCGGTAATCTGCTTGCGTGCGGTGGTCAGTTCGTTGGTTTCGCGGTTCTTCAGCAGCGTGGTTACGCCGATGACGTTCTGCGGTTTGACGTTGTAGCCATACTTCGGATCCGCCGCGACCATGCGCACCAGCTCTTCAGACGCGGCGGTCATCACGTAGACCTCGATGCCGTTCTCCATCAGCTTGTTGTACAGCTCTTGCTGGCCGGTGAAGATCTTCGGCGGATTGACGTCGAGCTTCTTCACCACATCGCCTTCGTAATAAGTCGCCGGCACCGGTTTGCCCGAAGCCATCAGCTCATCGACGTAGCCTTTGAGTTCCTTGAGGGTGAAACCGGAGAACACCTGCGCCACCCACGGGTAGCAGACCATGTCGTCGACTTCGCAGAGGCGATAGTAGTAACTGAACAGGCTTTCCTTGTGGTCGGCGGTGTCCTTGAACGGCATCAGTTTCAGGGAAGGGTCGAGTTTGTCGCGGGTGATCAGGCCCTTGTTTTCCATGAACGGCAACAAGGATTCTTCGAGGTCGTAGCGGTAACTGGTGTTGTCCATGTCGAACACCGCGTAGTTACCTTTGTTGGCGTTG from Pseudomonas tensinigenes harbors:
- a CDS encoding phosphorylcholine phosphatase — protein: MKFAPKFLAVALAVGMGLATQAFATDLKHWPADQAKALDAMIAANANKGNYAVFDMDNTSYRYDLEESLLPFMENKGLITRDKLDPSLKLMPFKDTADHKESLFSYYYRLCEVDDMVCYPWVAQVFSGFTLKELKGYVDELMASGKPVPATYYEGDVVKKLDVNPPKIFTGQQELYNKLMENGIEVYVMTAASEELVRMVAADPKYGYNVKPQNVIGVTTLLKNRETNELTTARKQITAGKYDEKANLGLELTPYLWTPATWMAGKHAAILTYIDEWKKPVLVGGDTPTSDGYMLFHDVDVAKGGIHLWVNRKDKYMTQLNGMMAKHAAAQAKEGLPVTADKNWVIVKPEEIQ